In Bos mutus isolate GX-2022 chromosome 10, NWIPB_WYAK_1.1, whole genome shotgun sequence, a single window of DNA contains:
- the NGDN gene encoding neuroguidin isoform X2 yields MAAPEVLESDLPNAVALLKNLQEQVMAVTAQVQTLTKKVQAKAYPTEKGLSLLEVKDQLLLMYLMDLSHLILDKASGGSLQGHPAVLRLVEIRTVLEKLRPLDQKLKYQIDKLVKTAVTGSLSENDPLRFKPHPSNMMSKLSSEDEEEDEAEEGQSGASGKKSGKGTAKKYVPPRLVPVHYDETEAEREKKRLERAKRRALSSSVIRELKEQYSDAPEEIRDARHPHVTRQSQEDQHRINYEESMMVRLSVSKREKGRRKRANVMSSQLHSLTHFSDISALTGGTPHLDEDQNPTKKRKKIPKKGRKKKGFRRRR; encoded by the exons ATGGCGGCTCCG GAGGTGTTGGAGTCAGACCTGCCAAATGCTGTGGCACTTTTGAAAAACCTCCAGGAGCAG GTGATGGCTGTCACAGCACAAGTGCAAACTCTGACCAAAAAAGTTCAGGCTAAAGCGTATCCTACAGAGAAG GGTCTCAGCCTTTTGGAAGTAAAAGATCAGCTGTTGCTCATGTACCTTATGGAtttgagccatctcatcctggaCAAAGCCTCAGGAGGTTCTCTTCAGGGACATCCTGCAGTTTTGAGACTGGTGGAGATTCGCACG GTTTTGGAAAAGCTTCGTCCTTTGGACCAAAAATTGAAGTATCAGATTGACAAACTGGTCAAGACTGCAGTGACAGGCAGCCTCA GTGAGAATGACCCACTCCGTTTTAAGCCTCATCCTAGCAATATGATGAGCAAG TTGAGCTCTGAGGATGAGGAGGAAGATGAAGCAGAGGAAGGCCAGTCTGGGGCTTCAGGGAAGAAATCTGGAAAAGGAACAGCTAAGAAATACGTCCCACCACGCTTGGTTCCAGTGCATTATG ATGAAACAGAAGCTGAGCGGGAGAAGAAGCGCCTAGAACGAGCCAAGAGACGGGCGTTGAGCAGCTCTGTCATTCGTGAGCTAAAGGAGCAGTACTCGGATGCTCCAGAGGAAATCCGAGATGCTCGGCATCCTCATGTTACTCGCCAGAGTCAGGAGGATCAACACAG GATTAACTATGAGGAGAGCATGATGGTGCGTTTAAGTGTCAGCAAGCGGGAGAAAGGACGGCGAAAACGAGCAAATGTAATGAGCTCACAGCTTCATTCCCTCACGCACTTCAGTGACATCAGTGCTCTGACAGGAGGAACCCCTCATCTTGACGAG GATCAAAATCCTACTAAGAAGCGGAAGAAGATACCTAAGAAAGGTCGGAAGAAGAAAG GTTTTCGGAGGCGGCGGTGA
- the NGDN gene encoding neuroguidin isoform X1 — MAAPEVLESDLPNAVALLKNLQEQIRKPMMRKVTCPLGAQLIYGYILIDLTLQVQLLKAAVHSGPLSQFPSPTSSLVMAVTAQVQTLTKKVQAKAYPTEKGLSLLEVKDQLLLMYLMDLSHLILDKASGGSLQGHPAVLRLVEIRTVLEKLRPLDQKLKYQIDKLVKTAVTGSLSENDPLRFKPHPSNMMSKLSSEDEEEDEAEEGQSGASGKKSGKGTAKKYVPPRLVPVHYDETEAEREKKRLERAKRRALSSSVIRELKEQYSDAPEEIRDARHPHVTRQSQEDQHRINYEESMMVRLSVSKREKGRRKRANVMSSQLHSLTHFSDISALTGGTPHLDEDQNPTKKRKKIPKKGRKKKGFRRRR, encoded by the exons ATGGCGGCTCCG GAGGTGTTGGAGTCAGACCTGCCAAATGCTGTGGCACTTTTGAAAAACCTCCAGGAGCAG ataaggaaaccaaTGATGAGAAAGGTGACTTGCCCTTTGGGTGCCCAGCTGATATACGGTTATATACTAATAGATCTCACATTGCAAGTTCAACTGCTCAAAGCTGCAGTGCACTCAGGACCACTGTCCCAGTTCCCATCCCCTACCTCTAGTTTG GTGATGGCTGTCACAGCACAAGTGCAAACTCTGACCAAAAAAGTTCAGGCTAAAGCGTATCCTACAGAGAAG GGTCTCAGCCTTTTGGAAGTAAAAGATCAGCTGTTGCTCATGTACCTTATGGAtttgagccatctcatcctggaCAAAGCCTCAGGAGGTTCTCTTCAGGGACATCCTGCAGTTTTGAGACTGGTGGAGATTCGCACG GTTTTGGAAAAGCTTCGTCCTTTGGACCAAAAATTGAAGTATCAGATTGACAAACTGGTCAAGACTGCAGTGACAGGCAGCCTCA GTGAGAATGACCCACTCCGTTTTAAGCCTCATCCTAGCAATATGATGAGCAAG TTGAGCTCTGAGGATGAGGAGGAAGATGAAGCAGAGGAAGGCCAGTCTGGGGCTTCAGGGAAGAAATCTGGAAAAGGAACAGCTAAGAAATACGTCCCACCACGCTTGGTTCCAGTGCATTATG ATGAAACAGAAGCTGAGCGGGAGAAGAAGCGCCTAGAACGAGCCAAGAGACGGGCGTTGAGCAGCTCTGTCATTCGTGAGCTAAAGGAGCAGTACTCGGATGCTCCAGAGGAAATCCGAGATGCTCGGCATCCTCATGTTACTCGCCAGAGTCAGGAGGATCAACACAG GATTAACTATGAGGAGAGCATGATGGTGCGTTTAAGTGTCAGCAAGCGGGAGAAAGGACGGCGAAAACGAGCAAATGTAATGAGCTCACAGCTTCATTCCCTCACGCACTTCAGTGACATCAGTGCTCTGACAGGAGGAACCCCTCATCTTGACGAG GATCAAAATCCTACTAAGAAGCGGAAGAAGATACCTAAGAAAGGTCGGAAGAAGAAAG GTTTTCGGAGGCGGCGGTGA